One window of Candidatus Nitrospira kreftii genomic DNA carries:
- a CDS encoding undecaprenyl pyrophosphate synthase — MAQQPSSSLDHLSESELTAKLELELLPKHVAVIMDGNGRWAELRGLPRIAGHREGINSVREMITLCLELGIRALTIYAFSQENWNRPTHEISALMGLLEHYLSTERASLIEQGVRFRAIGRHDLLPASAQHWVRTTEKETAHLDKMILTVALSYGGRAEIVDAVKALIDDVQTGTIQPNQIDEATFKAYLSTHPLTDPDLLIRTSGETRISNFLLWQLAYTELCFSPTLWPDFRRREFLLALIEFQRRERRFGRVLSTVSS, encoded by the coding sequence ATGGCACAGCAGCCATCCTCAAGCCTCGACCACCTTTCAGAAAGCGAATTGACCGCCAAATTGGAGCTCGAACTACTCCCGAAACATGTCGCGGTTATTATGGACGGTAACGGTCGTTGGGCTGAACTTCGTGGCCTTCCACGTATTGCAGGCCACCGTGAAGGCATCAATTCCGTCAGAGAAATGATCACGCTATGCTTGGAACTGGGCATCCGAGCTCTGACAATCTACGCGTTTTCACAGGAAAACTGGAATCGTCCAACTCATGAAATCAGTGCCCTCATGGGGCTCTTGGAACATTATCTTTCGACGGAACGAGCCAGTTTAATCGAGCAAGGGGTTCGCTTCCGCGCCATCGGCCGCCACGATCTCCTTCCGGCATCGGCCCAACACTGGGTCCGCACCACTGAGAAAGAGACCGCGCATCTCGACAAAATGATCCTGACCGTCGCTCTGAGCTATGGCGGACGAGCGGAGATCGTCGATGCTGTGAAAGCACTGATCGACGATGTCCAAACAGGCACCATACAGCCAAACCAAATCGATGAAGCCACGTTCAAAGCGTACCTCTCCACCCATCCGCTTACTGATCCCGACCTTCTGATTCGGACGAGTGGAGAAACGAGGATCAGCAATTTTCTCCTGTGGCAATTGGCCTACACCGAGCTGTGCTTTAGCCCGACGCTCTGGCCGGATTTTCGCCGGCGAGAGTTCCTGCTGGCTTTGATCGAGTTTCAAAGGCGGGAACGTCGATTTGGTCGAGTCCTGAGCACCGTATCGTCATAA
- a CDS encoding Phosphatidate cytidylyltransferase, with amino-acid sequence MGYPLTTEVLAHSAIFVTTSPARTRRFDLRRLYTALALIPAVYIIIAHLAPWVLTLLLLVVGSIALLELYNLSFPSHVSRLLMGGGLAGFTLTLIHPHFSFSMQELLLGSVLLAAVIISISAASTEHRWNDAVVILLGVFYVGFPLSTVVSTRTLPGGEWLVLFLAVVTWASDTGAYYAGTLWGKHPLLPSISPKKTVEGVLGGLVLAVGVAFLAQQWFTSELSLADAVILGLLLTTVGLLGDLFESMIKRRTGVKDSGGILPGHGGMLDRLDSLLFTAPTFYYYVAYVRGLSPPS; translated from the coding sequence GTGGGATATCCCCTCACAACAGAAGTTCTTGCCCATAGCGCAATATTTGTGACGACCTCACCGGCACGCACCCGACGATTCGACCTCCGCCGTCTCTACACCGCACTCGCGCTGATTCCTGCGGTCTACATCATCATCGCGCATCTTGCTCCCTGGGTCTTGACTCTCCTCTTGCTTGTCGTCGGGTCTATTGCGTTGCTGGAACTCTACAATCTGAGCTTTCCTTCGCACGTGAGCCGCCTCCTCATGGGAGGAGGACTCGCAGGCTTCACCCTTACACTTATTCACCCTCATTTTTCCTTCTCCATGCAGGAACTTCTCCTCGGCAGTGTGCTCCTGGCGGCAGTGATCATATCCATCTCCGCCGCGTCAACGGAGCACCGATGGAATGATGCAGTCGTGATTCTCCTCGGCGTGTTCTATGTAGGCTTTCCCCTGAGCACCGTGGTATCGACACGCACCTTGCCTGGCGGCGAATGGCTTGTGCTCTTTCTGGCCGTCGTGACGTGGGCCTCGGATACCGGCGCCTACTATGCGGGAACCTTGTGGGGGAAACACCCGTTGCTTCCGTCCATCAGTCCAAAGAAAACCGTCGAAGGAGTCCTCGGTGGGCTTGTCCTGGCGGTCGGTGTGGCGTTCCTGGCTCAACAGTGGTTCACGTCAGAGCTTTCCCTGGCGGATGCGGTGATCCTCGGACTGCTCCTGACGACAGTGGGCCTCCTCGGAGACCTTTTTGAATCGATGATCAAACGTCGGACTGGGGTCAAAGACTCAGGCGGGATCTTGCCAGGTCATGGCGGAATGCTGGACCGGCTTGATAGTCTCTTGTTCACTGCCCCCACGTTCTACTACTATGTCGCCTACGTTCGAGGCTTGTCGCCCCCTTCATAG
- a CDS encoding 1-deoxy-D-xylulose 5-phosphate reductoisomerase has translation MKSIIILGSTGSIGTNTLDIVQRFPDEFRVVGLTAGSNIDKLEEQIHQFRPKAVAVSTESSAALLRSRCADLRVEIMSGEEGISQVASVLDAELVISAIVGGAGLIPTLSAIRSGKHIALANKEPMVMAGKLMQDEARKHGVRIFPVDSEHSAIFQSLEGHRLEDVRRLILTASGGALWTLTHEQLQDVTPERALQHPNWKMGSKITIDSATLMNKGLEVVEARWLFDIPESNIEVMVHRESIIHSLVEYHDRSIIAQLGLPDMRTPISYAMRYPARMALDLPSLDLTEIGQLSFCKPDHDRFPCLNLGYESLRVGGTMPATMNAANEIAVEAFLNHGLRFVEIAQVIRSTMDAHTEQDITCLEDALEADRWAREKAESLVHALSH, from the coding sequence ATGAAGTCGATTATCATCCTGGGATCGACCGGATCGATCGGGACCAACACACTCGATATCGTTCAGCGGTTTCCCGATGAATTTCGCGTGGTAGGGCTGACGGCCGGTAGCAACATCGACAAGTTAGAAGAGCAGATTCACCAATTCAGGCCCAAAGCCGTGGCCGTCTCGACTGAATCCTCAGCCGCGCTGCTTCGAAGCCGATGTGCCGACCTCAGGGTTGAGATTATGTCCGGCGAAGAGGGCATCAGCCAGGTGGCATCAGTCCTAGATGCTGAGTTGGTGATCTCTGCCATCGTGGGAGGGGCCGGGCTCATTCCAACCTTGTCCGCCATTCGGAGCGGCAAGCACATCGCATTGGCCAATAAAGAGCCGATGGTGATGGCCGGCAAGTTGATGCAGGATGAAGCTCGGAAACATGGTGTCAGAATTTTCCCGGTCGATAGCGAGCATAGCGCGATCTTTCAATCCTTGGAAGGCCACCGACTCGAGGACGTCCGACGTTTGATTCTTACCGCGTCCGGCGGAGCACTCTGGACATTGACTCACGAACAGCTCCAGGACGTGACGCCTGAGCGAGCCTTGCAGCATCCGAACTGGAAGATGGGGTCCAAGATTACCATTGACTCAGCCACCTTGATGAATAAAGGGTTGGAAGTCGTAGAAGCCCGCTGGCTCTTCGATATCCCCGAGTCCAACATTGAGGTCATGGTTCATCGAGAAAGTATTATTCATTCTCTCGTGGAATATCATGATCGTTCGATCATCGCCCAATTAGGGCTTCCGGATATGCGGACCCCCATTTCCTATGCCATGCGTTACCCGGCAAGGATGGCCCTTGATCTTCCCTCGTTGGATCTGACGGAGATCGGACAGTTGTCTTTTTGTAAACCCGACCATGACCGCTTTCCCTGCCTCAATCTCGGATACGAGTCGCTTCGCGTCGGAGGCACCATGCCTGCCACGATGAATGCTGCGAATGAGATTGCCGTCGAGGCGTTTCTCAACCATGGCCTCCGTTTTGTCGAAATCGCGCAAGTCATCCGCAGCACCATGGACGCCCACACTGAGCAAGATATCACCTGTCTCGAAGACGCATTGGAAGCCGATCGATGGGCGAGGGAGAAGGCAGAATCATTGGTCCATGCGTTATCGCACTAA